One genomic segment of Terriglobia bacterium includes these proteins:
- a CDS encoding RidA family protein codes for MREVIATTKAPKAIGPYSQAIRAGGMVFCSGQIALDPATNQLIQGDIAAQTERVLKNLSAVLWEAGSNLDQVVKTTVFLKSMNDFAAMNEVYGKFFTKQPPARSTVEAARLPKDVLVEIDVIAVL; via the coding sequence ATGCGCGAAGTGATCGCCACCACCAAAGCTCCCAAAGCTATCGGCCCGTACTCGCAGGCGATTCGCGCCGGCGGGATGGTCTTTTGTTCCGGCCAGATCGCGCTTGATCCCGCCACCAACCAGCTGATCCAGGGCGACATCGCCGCCCAGACCGAGCGCGTGCTGAAGAACCTCTCGGCCGTGTTGTGGGAGGCCGGAAGCAACCTGGATCAGGTGGTCAAGACCACCGTCTTCCTGAAATCCATGAACGATTTCGCCGCCATGAACGAGGTTTACGGCAAGTTTTTCACCAAGCAGCCGCCGGCCCGCTCCACGGTGGAAGCGGCCCGCCTGCCCAAGGACGTTCTGGTGGAGATTGACGTAATTGCCGTGTTGTAG
- a CDS encoding PilZ domain-containing protein, which translates to MDLVEVDSFALACRVLMPAQRETDEDRASPRWLVRFPLMHGQGMATHFGLAADINDDGMCFLSSAPYAVDTIVSLELRIPGGPIHVKALVRYCRRGAIGVQFLNLLREQRLALLAFSVIGQRKKPD; encoded by the coding sequence ATGGACCTGGTGGAAGTGGACAGTTTCGCGCTGGCGTGTCGGGTTCTGATGCCGGCACAAAGGGAGACAGATGAAGATCGCGCTTCGCCACGCTGGCTGGTGCGGTTCCCCCTCATGCATGGGCAAGGCATGGCCACTCACTTCGGACTGGCCGCCGATATCAACGACGACGGGATGTGTTTCTTGAGCAGCGCACCCTACGCCGTGGACACCATCGTGTCACTGGAGTTGCGGATACCGGGCGGGCCGATTCATGTGAAGGCACTGGTGCGGTATTGCCGTCGCGGAGCGATCGGTGTGCAGTTTCTGAATCTCTTGCGGGAACAACGGCTGGCGCTGCTTGCCTTCAGCGTTATCGGGCAACGCAAGAAACCCGACTGA
- a CDS encoding DoxX family protein, with protein sequence MAYSHSRLRKTLAVVRILTGVLFLFAAAHKISSWEFAKVEFPHFVWEATHGAAVGFYGEFLDTFIWQHTGGYAVLVGFTELFIGVGLVLGLAVRPISLLGSVYMVQLMLATWNVPGPNEPMWRYLDNSCKLLALLFLFVLFGFGHAGENLGLGSLYHHRRHRKWEHPEADGELETSAIPEVKFYGRSYRNENDEAPQEPHTDSDRFKLRI encoded by the coding sequence ATGGCATATTCACACTCGCGGCTGCGCAAGACGCTGGCCGTAGTTCGAATCCTGACGGGTGTCCTGTTCCTGTTCGCCGCCGCACACAAGATCTCGTCATGGGAATTCGCCAAAGTCGAGTTCCCGCACTTTGTTTGGGAAGCGACCCACGGCGCCGCTGTGGGGTTTTACGGCGAGTTCCTCGACACCTTCATTTGGCAGCATACGGGCGGGTACGCCGTGCTGGTCGGCTTCACCGAATTGTTCATCGGTGTGGGGCTGGTGCTCGGGTTGGCGGTTCGCCCCATCTCCCTCCTGGGCTCGGTGTACATGGTTCAACTGATGCTCGCCACCTGGAATGTGCCTGGACCGAACGAACCCATGTGGCGCTACCTCGACAATAGCTGCAAGCTGCTGGCGCTGTTGTTCCTTTTCGTGCTATTCGGCTTTGGGCACGCGGGAGAAAACCTGGGGCTGGGATCGCTGTATCACCACCGCCGCCATCGCAAGTGGGAGCATCCGGAAGCGGACGGCGAGTTGGAGACCTCCGCCATTCCGGAAGTCAAATTCTACGGCCGGTCCTACCGCAACGAAAACGACGAGGCTCCGCAGGAGCCCCACACCGATTCCGACAGGTTCAAGCTGAGGATCTGA
- the fsa gene encoding fructose-6-phosphate aldolase yields MKFFIDTANLNEIREANAMGILDGVTTNPSLIAKEGKPFKDTILEICSIVDGPVSVEVVALEAKGMVREAEEFATWHKNVVVKLPTTKEGLKACKTLAGKGIRTNLTLCFSPNQALMVAKAGATYVSPFVGRLDDISHVGMDLVRQIVHIYNNYGYKTQVLAASLRHPLHVVEAAMAGAHVATIPFKVLDLMIKHPLTDKGLDAFLKDWEKVKALAEADLIAKG; encoded by the coding sequence ATGAAGTTCTTCATTGACACCGCCAACCTGAACGAAATCCGCGAGGCCAATGCGATGGGCATCCTCGACGGAGTCACCACCAACCCATCGCTCATCGCCAAAGAAGGCAAGCCGTTCAAGGACACGATCCTGGAGATCTGCAGCATCGTGGACGGGCCGGTCAGCGTGGAAGTGGTCGCGCTGGAGGCCAAGGGCATGGTGCGCGAGGCCGAAGAATTCGCCACCTGGCACAAGAATGTCGTGGTCAAGCTACCCACCACGAAAGAAGGCTTGAAAGCCTGCAAGACGCTTGCCGGGAAAGGCATTCGCACCAACCTGACCTTGTGCTTCTCGCCTAACCAGGCGCTGATGGTGGCCAAGGCGGGCGCCACCTACGTGAGCCCGTTTGTGGGACGGCTCGACGACATCAGCCACGTCGGCATGGACCTGGTGCGCCAGATCGTGCACATCTACAACAACTACGGCTACAAGACGCAGGTGCTGGCAGCATCGCTGCGGCATCCGCTGCACGTGGTGGAAGCGGCGATGGCCGGCGCGCACGTTGCCACCATCCCGTTCAAGGTGCTGGACCTGATGATCAAGCATCCGCTTACCGATAAAGGGCTCGACGCGTTCCTGAAAGACTGGGAGAAGGTGAAGGCGCTGGCGGAAGCGGATCTGATTGCAAAGGGATGA
- a CDS encoding amino acid permease, with amino-acid sequence MADSTATTDKNSAKHTGSQLLARKSIDKLIADSEEPEHRLKKTLGPWSLTALGIGAIIGSGIFVLTGTAAAGEHFEVPSILHAQVLDLIANFLRHGSSAGALMHGRPPAGPAIAISFILVAVACSFAGLCYAELASMIPIAGSAYTYSYATLGEIFAWIIGWDLILEYAVSNVAVAVGFSGYLKAQLAAFGIVLPDVWSSAVYASGKLTGAYFNVPAFLVVFVLTILLVRGVRESAETNNIMVAVKLTAIVIFLIVGGMLVRPANWHPFMPSGFAGVVTGGAIIFFTYIGFDSVSTAAEESKNPQKDIPFGIIASLIVCTILYVGVALVLLGMMKYTTFTEGAAAEAPVAYALKQLGASRVWQSVIIIGALTGMLSSLLVFQYGQTRIWFAMSRDGLLPRIFSAVHKKFKTPHWSTWIAGFAVGIPAGVVDIGDAADLSNIGTLFAFVLVSLGVIFLRRTQPDRPRGFRVPLVPLFPLISVVLCGGLMTGLTVITWIRFFVWLAIGLCIYFLWSRRHSEFARH; translated from the coding sequence TTGGCCGACTCAACCGCGACGACCGACAAGAATTCAGCTAAGCACACCGGCTCCCAGCTTCTCGCCCGCAAATCCATCGACAAGCTGATTGCCGACTCCGAGGAGCCCGAGCACCGGCTCAAGAAGACCCTCGGCCCGTGGAGCCTGACCGCGCTCGGCATCGGCGCGATTATCGGCAGCGGCATTTTCGTGCTCACCGGCACGGCTGCCGCCGGCGAACACTTCGAAGTCCCCTCCATCCTGCACGCGCAGGTGCTCGACCTGATCGCCAACTTCCTGCGACACGGATCGAGCGCGGGTGCGCTGATGCACGGTCGCCCGCCAGCCGGCCCGGCCATCGCGATCTCCTTCATCCTGGTCGCCGTCGCCTGCAGCTTCGCCGGGCTGTGCTATGCCGAGCTCGCCTCCATGATCCCCATCGCCGGCAGCGCGTACACCTATTCCTACGCCACGCTCGGCGAAATCTTCGCCTGGATCATCGGCTGGGACCTGATTCTGGAGTACGCGGTCAGCAACGTCGCGGTCGCCGTCGGATTCAGCGGATATCTGAAAGCGCAGCTCGCCGCCTTTGGCATCGTCTTGCCCGATGTCTGGTCCAGCGCCGTGTACGCCTCGGGAAAATTGACCGGTGCATACTTCAATGTGCCGGCGTTTCTCGTCGTCTTCGTCCTCACGATTCTGCTGGTGCGCGGCGTGCGCGAGTCGGCCGAAACCAACAACATCATGGTTGCCGTCAAGCTGACGGCGATCGTGATCTTCCTGATCGTGGGCGGCATGCTGGTGCGCCCGGCGAACTGGCATCCATTCATGCCCTCGGGATTCGCCGGCGTGGTCACCGGCGGCGCCATCATTTTCTTCACCTACATCGGCTTCGACTCGGTCTCCACCGCCGCCGAAGAATCCAAGAATCCGCAGAAAGACATTCCCTTCGGCATCATCGCCTCGCTCATCGTGTGCACAATTCTGTATGTCGGTGTGGCGCTGGTGCTGCTCGGCATGATGAAGTACACCACCTTCACCGAGGGCGCGGCCGCCGAGGCCCCGGTCGCCTACGCGCTCAAGCAGCTTGGCGCCAGCCGCGTGTGGCAGTCGGTCATCATCATCGGCGCGCTCACCGGAATGCTCTCGTCGCTGCTGGTCTTTCAGTACGGCCAGACGCGCATCTGGTTCGCCATGTCGCGCGACGGCCTGCTCCCGCGCATCTTTTCCGCCGTGCACAAGAAGTTCAAGACGCCGCACTGGTCCACCTGGATCGCGGGATTCGCGGTTGGCATTCCGGCCGGAGTCGTGGACATCGGCGACGCCGCCGACTTGTCGAACATCGGCACATTGTTTGCCTTCGTGCTCGTCTCCCTGGGCGTCATCTTCCTGCGCCGCACGCAACCCGACCGCCCGCGCGGATTCCGCGTCCCGCTCGTGCCGCTGTTCCCGCTGATCTCGGTGGTGCTCTGCGGCGGCCTGATGACCGGGCTCACCGTCATCACCTGGATTCGCTTCTTCGTCTGGCTGGCGATCGGCTTGTGCATTTATTTCCTGTGGAGCCGCCGGCATTCAGAGTTCGCTCGGCACTGA
- a CDS encoding UvrD-helicase domain-containing protein, which yields MTFLDELNPQQREAVETADGSILILAGAGSGKTRVITYRIAHLIENLGVQPEAILAVTFTNKAASEMAERVEHLVGGRSFAKPWISTFHSMCVRMLRRDIEALRVNNVGYRKDFAIYDEADQQSLVKQAIRRLGLDDKQLTPRSVLARISWAKNHMLDPQETFLQSSDPKSEQVAHVYEIYRQELRKANAMDFDDLLLETVRLLKVAEPVRHYWNRRFQYILIDEYQDTNRPQYELMRLLAGERRNICAVGDEDQSIYSWRGADIRNILEFEKDFGDAKIIRLEQNYRSTQNILSAASAVVANNVKRKGKNLWTSRQGGNNIGYYEAPDGENEALFAADLFSKYLQQSAQEGMDEARARAAVLYRTNAQSRLFEEAMRRYQLPYHVVGGFSFYERAEIKDMISYLKVVQNADDSIALMRVINTPARGIGRTTLDTLERIGLETGTSLWGAIGNAIDGVLLPPRAVASLKNFREIIEGGRAMLAGAYAQWLGDSIDESPSEPEDRTAPDAAPPTGADESFDFGANAGAAAAGDSEASDVPASGDPRPGTTAELLKYLLDRTGYIKQLEEEDTPESLARVENLRELVNAAMDSRDRGESLQEFLDHAALVSDQDQYDASAKITLMTLHSAKGLEFPLVFLAGMEEGLFPHSRTFLNPDDVEEERRLCYVGMTRAMDQLIVSRARYRRRYGTDMPEASIASRFLEEIPPQLLDDLGAPRRSAWSETDRAAHAPSRAESDDGYSSAHYDYESEDQRPAYPRQQRAAYSNSHPTYNSIDNIAEFFASRGKKFARPKIEVPAAPGRTGFRPGQRVKHPKYGEGTVYKREGDGDDAKLTVQFPRFGLKKLVEKYAQLERV from the coding sequence GTGACTTTCCTCGACGAACTCAATCCCCAGCAGCGCGAAGCGGTCGAAACCGCCGACGGGTCGATCCTCATCCTCGCCGGCGCCGGTTCGGGCAAGACCCGCGTCATCACTTACCGCATCGCGCATCTGATCGAAAACCTGGGAGTGCAGCCCGAGGCCATCCTGGCGGTCACCTTCACCAACAAAGCCGCTTCCGAGATGGCCGAGCGCGTCGAGCACCTGGTCGGCGGACGCTCCTTCGCCAAGCCGTGGATCTCGACCTTCCACTCCATGTGCGTGCGCATGTTGCGCCGCGACATCGAGGCGCTGCGCGTCAACAATGTCGGCTACCGCAAGGATTTCGCCATCTACGACGAAGCCGACCAGCAATCGCTGGTCAAGCAGGCCATCCGCCGCCTCGGCCTTGACGACAAGCAACTCACGCCGCGCTCCGTGCTGGCGCGCATCTCCTGGGCGAAGAACCACATGCTCGACCCGCAGGAAACGTTTCTGCAATCCTCCGACCCGAAATCGGAGCAGGTGGCGCACGTCTACGAGATCTACCGCCAGGAATTGCGCAAGGCCAACGCCATGGATTTCGACGACCTGCTGTTGGAGACCGTGCGCCTGCTCAAGGTCGCCGAACCGGTGCGCCATTACTGGAACCGCCGCTTCCAGTACATCCTGATTGACGAGTACCAGGACACCAACCGCCCGCAGTACGAGCTCATGCGCCTGCTCGCCGGCGAGCGCCGCAACATCTGCGCCGTCGGTGACGAGGACCAGTCCATTTATTCCTGGCGCGGCGCCGACATCCGCAACATTCTGGAGTTCGAAAAAGATTTCGGCGACGCCAAGATCATCCGCCTGGAGCAGAATTACCGTTCCACCCAGAACATCCTCAGCGCCGCTAGCGCCGTGGTCGCCAACAACGTCAAGCGCAAGGGCAAGAACCTGTGGACCTCGCGCCAGGGCGGCAACAACATCGGGTATTACGAAGCCCCCGACGGCGAGAACGAAGCCCTGTTTGCCGCCGACCTTTTCTCCAAGTACCTGCAGCAATCGGCGCAGGAGGGCATGGATGAAGCCCGCGCCCGCGCCGCCGTGCTCTACCGCACCAACGCGCAATCGCGCCTCTTTGAAGAGGCGATGCGGCGCTACCAGTTGCCCTACCACGTGGTCGGGGGATTCTCGTTCTACGAACGCGCCGAGATCAAGGACATGATCTCGTATCTCAAGGTCGTGCAGAATGCCGACGACTCCATCGCGCTGATGCGTGTCATCAACACCCCGGCGCGCGGCATCGGCCGCACCACGCTCGACACGCTGGAGCGCATCGGGCTGGAAACCGGAACTTCGCTGTGGGGCGCGATTGGCAACGCCATTGACGGCGTGCTCCTGCCGCCGCGCGCGGTCGCCTCGCTGAAGAATTTCCGCGAGATCATTGAGGGCGGACGCGCCATGCTCGCCGGCGCCTATGCCCAGTGGCTTGGCGACTCCATCGACGAGAGCCCCAGCGAGCCCGAAGATCGAACCGCACCCGACGCCGCTCCGCCCACCGGCGCCGATGAGTCCTTCGACTTCGGCGCGAATGCGGGCGCCGCCGCTGCCGGCGACTCAGAAGCGAGCGATGTTCCCGCCAGCGGCGACCCGCGTCCCGGCACCACCGCCGAGCTGCTCAAATACCTCCTCGACCGCACCGGCTACATCAAGCAGCTCGAGGAAGAGGACACACCCGAATCGCTGGCCCGCGTCGAGAACCTGCGCGAGCTGGTCAACGCCGCCATGGATTCGCGTGACCGCGGCGAGTCGCTCCAGGAGTTCCTCGACCACGCCGCGCTGGTCAGCGACCAGGATCAGTACGACGCTTCCGCCAAGATCACGCTCATGACCCTGCACTCCGCCAAGGGCCTGGAGTTTCCCCTGGTGTTTCTGGCGGGCATGGAGGAGGGCCTGTTCCCGCACTCGCGGACGTTCCTCAATCCCGACGATGTTGAGGAAGAGCGCCGCCTCTGTTACGTCGGCATGACCCGCGCCATGGACCAGCTCATCGTCAGCCGCGCGCGCTACCGCCGCCGTTACGGCACCGATATGCCGGAGGCATCGATCGCGTCGCGTTTCCTCGAGGAGATTCCGCCGCAATTGCTGGACGACCTGGGCGCGCCGCGGCGTTCCGCCTGGAGCGAAACCGATCGTGCGGCACACGCGCCCTCGCGTGCCGAGTCCGATGACGGCTACTCCTCGGCTCACTACGACTACGAAAGTGAAGACCAGCGCCCGGCGTACCCCCGCCAGCAGCGCGCCGCGTACTCGAATTCGCATCCGACCTACAACTCGATTGACAACATCGCCGAGTTCTTCGCCTCGCGTGGGAAAAAATTTGCTCGGCCGAAAATCGAAGTTCCCGCCGCTCCCGGGCGCACCGGCTTTCGTCCCGGCCAGCGCGTCAAGCACCCGAAATACGGCGAGGGAACGGTGTACAAGCGCGAGGGCGACGGAGACGACGCGAAGCTTACGGTACAATTCCCAAGATTCGGTCTGAAGAAGCTGGTCGAGAAGTATGCGCAACTGGAGCGGGTTTAA
- a CDS encoding fumarylacetoacetate hydrolase family protein, whose translation MKYCRLLINNEPQFALVETEGSTGRELITRVFKSDACARIPDEDAASKRIDPIPLEDAKLLTPVLPSKIVCVGRNYKAHALELGNEVPTEPLIFFKPPSSLADPGAEIRLPKLSQNVHYEGELAVVIGKTCYRVREGEDVRDYIFGYTILNDVTARDLQKKENQWARAKGFDTFTPVGPVVVDGLDPWAGIEVETRINSEVRQHGTTADFIFPLDVIFRHITAAMTLVPGDVIATGTPEGVGPLHAGDVVEITIPGVGTLRNSVVDE comes from the coding sequence ATGAAATACTGCCGACTGCTGATCAACAACGAACCTCAATTCGCGCTGGTGGAGACCGAAGGGTCCACGGGGCGGGAGCTGATCACCCGCGTCTTCAAGTCCGATGCGTGCGCGCGCATTCCCGACGAAGACGCGGCCTCGAAACGCATTGATCCCATCCCGCTCGAGGACGCCAAGCTGCTGACGCCGGTGCTGCCGTCGAAAATCGTCTGCGTGGGGCGCAATTACAAGGCGCATGCGCTCGAATTGGGGAATGAGGTTCCCACCGAGCCACTGATCTTCTTCAAGCCGCCGTCGTCGCTGGCCGACCCCGGCGCGGAAATCCGCCTGCCCAAACTGTCGCAGAACGTGCACTACGAAGGCGAGCTGGCGGTGGTGATCGGCAAGACCTGCTACCGCGTGCGCGAAGGCGAGGACGTGCGCGACTACATCTTCGGCTATACCATCCTGAACGATGTCACCGCGCGCGACCTGCAGAAAAAAGAAAACCAGTGGGCTCGCGCCAAGGGCTTCGACACCTTCACTCCCGTCGGCCCGGTGGTGGTGGACGGGTTGGATCCGTGGGCGGGGATCGAGGTGGAAACCCGCATCAATTCCGAGGTTCGGCAGCACGGCACCACCGCCGATTTCATCTTCCCGCTGGATGTTATATTCCGCCACATCACCGCGGCCATGACGCTTGTGCCCGGCGATGTGATCGCTACTGGAACGCCCGAAGGCGTGGGGCCGTTGCACGCCGGCGATGTCGTGGAAATCACCATTCCGGGCGTGGGCACGCTGCGCAATTCCGTCGTAGACGAGTAG
- a CDS encoding DUF3052 domain-containing protein has protein sequence MAGYSGTPLVKKLGIKPGARVQFVNRPGGFDISELAAEAKTVRAGDVDFALLFVKSAAELKNAFAPLLQRVAGGGMVWVSWPKKASGVATDLTEDVVREIGLPLGWVDVKVCAIDETWSGLKFYRRKAQAKAAGRAG, from the coding sequence ATGGCAGGGTATTCGGGAACGCCGCTGGTGAAGAAGCTCGGGATCAAGCCGGGCGCCCGGGTACAGTTTGTGAACCGGCCCGGCGGGTTTGATATCTCGGAACTGGCCGCCGAAGCGAAAACGGTGCGCGCCGGGGATGTGGATTTCGCCCTGCTTTTCGTCAAGAGTGCGGCCGAGTTGAAGAATGCTTTCGCGCCGCTGTTGCAACGTGTTGCCGGCGGCGGCATGGTATGGGTTTCGTGGCCGAAGAAAGCATCCGGCGTGGCCACCGACCTGACCGAGGATGTGGTGCGGGAAATCGGGTTGCCGCTGGGCTGGGTGGACGTGAAGGTCTGCGCCATTGACGAGACCTGGTCCGGCCTGAAATTTTACCGCCGCAAGGCTCAAGCGAAAGCCGCGGGCCGCGCCGGCTGA
- the rpmB gene encoding 50S ribosomal protein L28 → MAQICDVCGKGPQFGNNISHAHNVTKRRWNVNLRPVRAKVKGATKKLHVCTSCLRSGKVVKA, encoded by the coding sequence ATGGCACAAATTTGTGATGTCTGCGGCAAGGGACCGCAGTTCGGCAACAACATCAGCCACGCCCACAACGTCACCAAGCGGCGTTGGAACGTCAACCTGCGCCCGGTGCGCGCCAAGGTGAAGGGCGCCACCAAGAAGCTGCACGTGTGCACGTCGTGTCTGCGCAGCGGGAAAGTAGTGAAGGCGTAA
- the hslU gene encoding ATP-dependent protease ATPase subunit HslU: protein MAIYLPQTAEEESIGLDELTPREIVAELDKYVVGQNAAKRAVAIALRNRMRRQKLTPELAEEVIPKNIIMIGPTGVGKTEIARRLAKLASSPFLKVEASKFTEVGYVGRDVESMIRDLVEIAIDMVREEKLEDVQDKAELNAEERLLDLLLPANVGFSSTPRGDGGSGAIEVIHPGESNSRTREKLRQQLREGKLDDRIVELDVREKSFPAFEIVSNQGIEEMDVNIKDMLPNIFGQRTKKRKMKVNEAFEYLVQEEEQRLIDMDQVTRIAVERVEQSGIVFLDEIDKIAGRESGHGPDVSREGVQRDILPIIEGTTVNTRYGMVRTDHILFIAAGAFHVSKPSDLIPELQGRFPIRVELQSLTIEDFIKILTEPKSSLVKQYTALLETEGLRLEFTPGALEEVANFAARVNEGTENIGARRLHTIMERVLDVISFEAPDMKEKNVTVDADYVRKMLAEIVKDQDLSRYIL, encoded by the coding sequence ATGGCTATTTATCTACCCCAAACCGCGGAAGAAGAAAGTATCGGACTGGACGAGCTGACGCCGCGGGAAATCGTCGCCGAGCTCGACAAGTACGTGGTCGGCCAAAACGCGGCCAAACGCGCGGTGGCCATCGCGCTGCGCAACCGCATGCGGCGGCAGAAACTCACGCCGGAGCTGGCGGAAGAGGTCATTCCCAAGAACATCATCATGATCGGCCCGACCGGCGTGGGCAAGACCGAGATCGCGCGCCGGCTGGCGAAGCTGGCGAGTTCGCCGTTCCTGAAGGTGGAAGCCTCGAAGTTCACCGAAGTCGGGTACGTCGGGCGCGATGTCGAGTCCATGATCCGCGACCTGGTCGAGATCGCGATTGACATGGTGCGCGAGGAAAAGCTGGAGGACGTGCAGGACAAGGCCGAACTGAACGCCGAGGAACGGCTGCTCGACCTGCTGTTGCCCGCCAACGTCGGGTTCAGCAGTACGCCGCGCGGGGATGGCGGGTCGGGGGCCATCGAGGTCATTCATCCCGGCGAATCAAACTCCCGCACCCGCGAAAAGCTGCGCCAGCAGTTGCGGGAAGGCAAGCTGGACGACCGCATCGTAGAACTCGATGTGCGCGAAAAATCCTTTCCGGCGTTCGAGATCGTCTCCAACCAGGGCATCGAGGAGATGGACGTCAACATCAAGGACATGCTGCCCAACATCTTCGGCCAGCGCACCAAGAAGCGGAAGATGAAGGTCAACGAGGCCTTTGAGTACCTGGTGCAGGAAGAAGAGCAGCGGCTGATTGACATGGACCAGGTGACGCGCATCGCGGTGGAGCGCGTCGAGCAGTCGGGCATCGTTTTCCTCGACGAGATTGACAAGATCGCCGGGCGGGAAAGCGGCCACGGACCCGACGTGTCGCGCGAGGGCGTGCAGAGGGACATCCTGCCGATCATCGAAGGCACCACGGTGAACACGCGCTACGGCATGGTGCGCACCGACCACATCCTGTTCATCGCCGCGGGAGCGTTCCACGTCTCGAAGCCAAGCGACCTGATTCCCGAACTGCAGGGCCGCTTTCCCATCCGCGTCGAATTGCAATCGCTCACCATTGAGGATTTCATCAAGATTTTGACGGAGCCGAAGTCGTCTCTGGTGAAGCAGTACACGGCGCTGCTGGAGACCGAAGGCCTGAGACTGGAATTCACGCCGGGCGCGCTGGAGGAAGTGGCAAATTTCGCGGCGCGGGTCAACGAAGGCACGGAGAACATCGGCGCGCGGCGGTTGCACACCATCATGGAGCGCGTGCTCGATGTGATCAGCTTCGAAGCGCCCGACATGAAAGAAAAGAACGTCACCGTGGACGCCGATTACGTGCGCAAGATGCTGGCGGAGATTGTGAAGGACCAGGACCTGTCCAGGTATATTTTGTAG
- the hslV gene encoding ATP-dependent protease subunit HslV: protein MKAPRAVSDRHFPKIRSTTVLSVRKDGKVVMAGDGQVTLGESIVKHSARKIRRLYQDKILAGFAGSTADAFSLFSRFESKLEQYHGNLGRAAVELAKDWRTDKALRHLEALLLVADHTQTFLISGAGDVIEPDSGIAAIGSGGPYAQAAAQALAAHTGLSARMIAEEAMKIAGRMCIYTNEQFTFEEL from the coding sequence ATGAAAGCGCCGCGAGCAGTATCCGACCGCCATTTCCCGAAAATCCGCTCCACGACCGTGCTGTCCGTCCGCAAGGATGGCAAAGTGGTCATGGCTGGGGATGGCCAGGTCACGCTGGGGGAAAGCATCGTCAAGCACTCGGCCCGCAAGATCCGGCGCCTTTACCAGGACAAGATCCTGGCCGGGTTCGCTGGGTCGACCGCCGATGCCTTCTCGCTGTTCAGCCGCTTTGAATCGAAGCTCGAGCAATACCATGGGAACCTGGGCCGGGCGGCGGTGGAACTGGCCAAAGATTGGCGTACCGACAAGGCGCTGCGGCACCTGGAGGCGCTGCTGCTGGTGGCCGACCACACCCAGACTTTCCTGATCAGCGGCGCGGGCGACGTGATCGAGCCCGATTCCGGGATTGCGGCGATCGGCAGCGGAGGCCCGTATGCCCAGGCGGCAGCCCAGGCCCTGGCAGCGCATACCGGGCTGTCGGCGCGCATGATCGCCGAGGAAGCGATGAAGATCGCCGGCCGCATGTGCATCTATACCAATGAGCAGTTCACCTTCGAGGAGCTGTAG
- a CDS encoding DUF971 domain-containing protein, whose translation MPPAAQPSPKSVKVHLSTGAGMDIEWMDGHKSIYTFQYLRDACPCALCNDERVKQNREPGERPKPAPGVLPMYTPPPKATVAEAVGKYAIRFTWSDGHEHGIFSWDFLREFCPCRECSSLRREMKPPDAGVTRTVPH comes from the coding sequence ATGCCTCCCGCAGCCCAGCCCAGCCCCAAGTCGGTGAAGGTTCACCTCTCCACCGGCGCCGGCATGGACATTGAGTGGATGGACGGGCACAAGAGCATTTACACGTTTCAGTACCTGCGCGATGCCTGCCCCTGCGCCCTGTGCAACGACGAGCGCGTCAAGCAGAACCGCGAACCCGGCGAGCGTCCCAAGCCCGCTCCCGGCGTGCTGCCCATGTACACTCCACCGCCGAAAGCGACGGTCGCCGAAGCCGTCGGTAAGTACGCCATCCGCTTCACCTGGAGCGACGGCCACGAGCACGGCATCTTCTCCTGGGACTTCCTGCGCGAGTTCTGCCCCTGCCGCGAGTGCTCCAGCCTGCGCCGCGAGATGAAACCGCCGGACGCAGGCGTCACGCGCACGGTGCCGCACTGA